In one Shewanella loihica PV-4 genomic region, the following are encoded:
- a CDS encoding GGDEF domain-containing protein: protein MIYSFSNSGFRDPETGVYNQTYFMEVFNREWHRHMRERQTLALLYLCPHIHETVKQPHLLELFMKQVQEAILRTTDMVARLNQDNFALGLFNIDREGTEIVIARIEQKIMDFNQDYQRKHSNRIDYELAGCLCQPESDLNIENLFEDVRSLTHTLEGQKEHHTAMHCLN, encoded by the coding sequence ATGATTTACTCATTTAGTAATTCTGGATTCAGAGATCCCGAAACTGGCGTCTACAACCAAACCTATTTTATGGAGGTGTTTAACCGTGAGTGGCACCGCCACATGCGCGAACGCCAGACGCTGGCCTTATTGTATCTTTGCCCACACATTCATGAAACAGTAAAGCAACCTCATTTACTGGAATTATTCATGAAACAGGTTCAAGAAGCGATACTTAGGACAACGGATATGGTCGCCAGACTGAATCAGGATAACTTTGCCTTGGGGCTGTTTAACATAGATAGAGAAGGAACCGAAATCGTTATCGCCCGCATAGAACAGAAAATAATGGACTTCAATCAAGACTATCAACGCAAACACAGCAACCGCATCGACTATGAGCTGGCCGGGTGTCTCTGCCAACCCGAGAGCGATCTCAACATCGAAAACCTGTTTGAAGATGTCCGCTCATTGACCCACACCTTAGAGGGGCAGAAGGAACACCATACGGCGATGCATTGTCTGAACTAA
- a CDS encoding ribonuclease E inhibitor RraB, with amino-acid sequence MQFPDDDNGKMLAAMAEAGIDLTKALDVDFFLIFDDQRDAESAVEELSQSELEGELELHLNDELGKWELIVCINMVPEYQAIVDQEVELNEFAAEFGGATDGWGVMQHQEGDDEFADHDHECDDDCHH; translated from the coding sequence ATGCAGTTCCCAGATGATGATAATGGCAAGATGTTAGCCGCCATGGCCGAGGCCGGTATCGATTTAACCAAGGCCTTGGATGTTGATTTTTTCCTGATCTTCGACGATCAGCGCGACGCCGAATCTGCGGTGGAAGAGCTTTCCCAGTCAGAGCTAGAAGGTGAGTTGGAGCTACACCTCAACGATGAGCTCGGTAAGTGGGAATTGATTGTCTGCATCAACATGGTGCCGGAATATCAGGCCATCGTCGATCAGGAGGTTGAGCTCAACGAGTTTGCCGCCGAGTTCGGTGGGGCAACCGATGGCTGGGGCGTGATGCAGCATCAGGAAGGTGACGATGAGTTCGCCGACCATGACCATGAATGTGATGACGACTGCCATCATTAA
- a CDS encoding tetratricopeptide repeat protein, producing the protein MQKVNTLAAALLLAIGGSLVVAPAANAAEKCPIEKRQSKAVGQSSAKKVQKSFEAYQEGNIDEAIAVLLEASPRDAFDKAYIARMLGNFYAEKNQMGTAIKYLKQAVDADVLGGTDHGATLRLYADLLIQEKKFKESIPYYYEWMKFTCKEDPQVYRRIGIAYSELKEWDKVLGVVDKGLSISTKPDKGLYQMKLTAYFNKKDYKNAIKVLETMVPLFQEDGRLWVQLAQFYLMTESYDKSLATYDLAYKNGFLETSGNITRLSQLLAQNGSPYRAAKIYEKHMKSGLIKEDEKTFSILGGFYHNAKELKEAADYYGKAAAINNDGKLYLKQARLLTLQEKHKEAIPVLKKALAAGGVSEGEVEFELTLAYLGTKQIKAAYNACLKAAKDEKTKRSATSYLAYIKEKARIYNVAL; encoded by the coding sequence ATGCAAAAGGTTAATACACTTGCAGCCGCACTATTGCTTGCCATTGGTGGAAGCCTGGTCGTTGCACCTGCAGCAAACGCTGCCGAAAAATGCCCCATTGAGAAGCGCCAGTCTAAGGCCGTAGGCCAAAGCTCGGCAAAGAAAGTACAAAAGTCTTTTGAAGCTTATCAAGAAGGTAATATCGACGAAGCGATTGCCGTATTGCTTGAAGCCAGCCCTCGTGATGCTTTTGATAAGGCCTATATTGCCCGTATGTTGGGTAACTTTTACGCCGAAAAGAATCAGATGGGTACGGCGATCAAGTACCTGAAGCAAGCCGTTGACGCTGATGTTCTTGGCGGCACAGACCATGGTGCAACCCTGCGTCTATATGCCGACCTGTTGATTCAGGAAAAGAAGTTTAAAGAGTCTATCCCTTACTACTACGAGTGGATGAAGTTTACCTGTAAAGAAGATCCACAAGTGTATCGTCGTATAGGTATCGCTTATTCAGAGCTCAAAGAGTGGGATAAGGTGCTCGGCGTTGTCGATAAGGGTCTGTCTATCAGTACTAAGCCAGATAAAGGCTTGTACCAGATGAAGCTGACGGCTTACTTCAACAAGAAAGATTATAAAAATGCGATTAAAGTCCTAGAGACTATGGTGCCTCTTTTCCAAGAAGATGGCCGTCTATGGGTACAGTTAGCGCAGTTTTATTTGATGACTGAAAGCTATGATAAGTCTTTAGCAACCTACGACTTAGCTTATAAGAATGGATTTTTAGAGACGTCGGGTAACATCACGCGTCTGTCTCAACTGCTGGCGCAAAATGGTTCACCATATCGCGCGGCGAAAATCTATGAAAAGCATATGAAGAGTGGCCTGATTAAGGAAGATGAGAAGACTTTCTCTATCCTGGGTGGCTTCTATCACAATGCTAAAGAGCTAAAGGAAGCGGCGGATTATTATGGTAAGGCTGCTGCCATCAACAACGATGGTAAACTTTACCTTAAACAAGCCCGTCTGCTCACTCTGCAAGAGAAGCACAAAGAGGCGATCCCTGTGCTGAAAAAAGCATTGGCTGCCGGCGGTGTGAGTGAAGGTGAAGTTGAGTTTGAACTAACCTTGGCTTATCTAGGTACTAAGCAGATTAAAGCAGCATACAATGCCTGCTTGAAGGCTGCTAAGGATGAGAAGACTAAGCGTTCAGCGACAAGTTATCTCGCCTATATCAAGGAAAAGGCACGTATCTATAACGTCGCACTTTAA
- a CDS encoding RNA-binding S4 domain-containing protein: MTTESQTLTLLPGEEFIELYKVLKVQSMTSGGGEAKMVISEGLVTVDGEVETRKRKKVIAGQVVSYNGESVTIVAE; the protein is encoded by the coding sequence GTGACCACAGAATCTCAAACCTTGACCCTGTTACCGGGTGAAGAGTTTATTGAACTCTATAAAGTATTGAAGGTGCAATCCATGACCTCAGGTGGCGGCGAAGCCAAGATGGTGATCAGCGAAGGCCTGGTGACCGTCGATGGTGAGGTCGAGACCCGTAAACGTAAGAAGGTGATTGCCGGACAGGTGGTCAGCTACAACGGCGAAAGCGTGACAATTGTCGCTGAGTGA
- the gcvA gene encoding transcriptional regulator GcvA, which translates to MKMNQLILPPLNALRAFESAARHLSFTRAGNELFVTHGAISKQIKTLESYLDVSLFNRQHKQLSLTPEGERYLRHISSALQSISQATEELRSQPGIAQALSINVLPSLTINWLIPRLEEFKARHPHLYVDLSIGDFQVDFKRDKYDVAIRSATVRPTHCHVLKLMDEDLCLVCAPQLAKQIDSLQDINRQTLLKHTTRPELWPLWAEKVGLKLTTDKMLGMEHFYMLSQAAVSGMGLALIPRFFIEKELAEDSLVIPLATQFTSPYAYYVLTPNLPPSKQSERPLKVQAFIDWLLEIFAPYRHQSDDLS; encoded by the coding sequence ATGAAGATGAACCAACTGATACTCCCGCCCCTAAATGCCCTGCGTGCCTTCGAGTCGGCGGCAAGACACCTAAGCTTTACCCGCGCCGGGAATGAACTCTTTGTCACCCATGGCGCCATCAGTAAGCAGATAAAAACACTAGAGTCTTACTTAGATGTCAGCCTTTTCAACCGCCAGCATAAACAGCTCAGCCTCACGCCTGAGGGCGAGCGTTATCTGCGCCATATCAGCAGCGCACTGCAAAGCATCAGCCAGGCCACAGAGGAGTTAAGGTCACAACCGGGTATCGCGCAGGCGCTGTCGATCAACGTCTTGCCCAGCCTCACCATCAACTGGTTGATCCCGAGACTCGAGGAGTTTAAGGCCCGCCACCCCCACCTCTATGTGGATCTCTCCATCGGCGACTTTCAGGTGGATTTCAAGCGAGATAAGTATGATGTGGCTATTCGCAGCGCCACGGTGCGCCCGACCCATTGCCATGTACTCAAGTTGATGGATGAAGATCTCTGCCTGGTCTGCGCGCCGCAGCTGGCCAAGCAGATAGACAGCCTTCAAGATATCAACCGCCAGACGCTGCTGAAACACACCACCCGCCCCGAGCTCTGGCCACTGTGGGCCGAGAAGGTGGGACTCAAGCTGACCACAGACAAGATGCTTGGGATGGAGCATTTCTATATGCTAAGTCAGGCGGCGGTCAGCGGCATGGGACTGGCGTTGATCCCCCGCTTCTTCATCGAAAAGGAGCTGGCAGAGGACAGCCTGGTGATCCCCTTAGCGACCCAATTTACCAGCCCCTACGCCTACTATGTGTTGACGCCGAATCTACCGCCGTCAAAGCAAAGTGAGCGACCACTCAAGGTCCAGGCCTTTATCGACTGGCTGCTGGAGATCTTTGCCCCATACCGCCACCAAAGCGACGATCTAAGCTAG
- a CDS encoding toxin-antitoxin system YwqK family antitoxin, which translates to MQRILLFLLVLCVSLRAAEASIWLDKDWQPTELKSEAKFYLKKPLEPLPGLSLGRFRFEPYYLGTETKQFSGALSSDRLGDKGTHPVGPYRFFASDGTLVEQGEFNDQGQRQGLVRIYAEQGKLSCDCLFDMGEREGTQKEYYPTGELKRESVYHLGKPVQQEMVYTQTGALVRILCHTGQCSDRFYNPLGQLTMESQKRDGRKHGTETFWQDGKVEVTQAYRDGKEEGDYFAYFQSGQLKQHHRWKNGIKTGEQLNYFEDGRLAKRELLDERGRTESLVEYRDDGERYLEVEYRYLVDGDRQEVRRFYQKEVLVKQIEQHKQRQWRLVSQYLEGEMIGREETIAGKLTGLKVEAKLGGNNKFSGNDSLGASNSHAANNSDAASNKQGRNNQVAWIEKSHYHDGVKQGKAEKRSGDGRLINQGEYAADKQVGDWVMQSREMRTQCHYNRHGRLDGEYLSLGEAGQVLERIHYRDGELTGKFERYYSDGEIYALGQYLNGQRDGDWIVPPSEGDYSPRPVTRREYWQGRYRAGKQVGKWQRFSAQGYRLAIAKFDEQGRLHGTQYAFYDDGALSRRSEYRHGEPTVAEQSWPYRTQHELIFRR; encoded by the coding sequence ATGCAGCGTATCTTACTGTTTCTGCTTGTCTTGTGTGTAAGTTTGAGAGCCGCCGAGGCGAGCATCTGGCTCGATAAGGACTGGCAACCGACCGAACTAAAGAGCGAGGCCAAGTTTTATCTCAAGAAACCGCTCGAGCCTCTGCCCGGCCTATCCTTGGGGCGGTTTCGCTTCGAGCCCTATTATCTCGGCACCGAGACTAAGCAATTTAGTGGTGCCCTAAGCAGTGATCGACTGGGAGATAAGGGCACTCATCCCGTGGGGCCTTATCGCTTCTTCGCCAGCGATGGCACCCTGGTCGAGCAGGGCGAATTTAATGACCAGGGTCAGCGCCAAGGCCTGGTGAGGATTTATGCTGAGCAGGGAAAACTCAGCTGCGACTGCCTCTTTGATATGGGCGAGAGAGAAGGCACGCAGAAAGAGTATTACCCAACAGGCGAGCTTAAGCGCGAGTCTGTCTATCACCTGGGCAAGCCTGTGCAGCAGGAGATGGTCTATACACAGACCGGGGCGCTGGTACGTATCCTATGTCATACCGGGCAATGCAGTGACCGCTTCTACAACCCACTGGGGCAGCTGACCATGGAAAGCCAGAAACGAGATGGGCGCAAGCATGGCACCGAAACCTTCTGGCAGGATGGCAAGGTGGAGGTGACCCAGGCCTATCGTGATGGCAAGGAGGAGGGCGACTACTTTGCCTATTTTCAAAGTGGTCAGCTCAAGCAGCATCACAGATGGAAAAATGGCATCAAGACGGGCGAGCAGCTGAACTATTTCGAAGATGGTCGCCTGGCCAAACGCGAGCTCCTCGATGAGCGTGGGCGCACCGAGAGCTTGGTCGAGTATCGTGACGATGGCGAGCGCTACCTCGAGGTGGAATATCGCTACCTCGTCGATGGCGACCGCCAAGAGGTGAGGCGCTTCTATCAAAAAGAGGTCTTGGTCAAGCAGATAGAGCAGCACAAGCAGAGGCAGTGGCGTCTGGTCAGCCAATATCTTGAGGGCGAGATGATAGGCCGCGAGGAGACTATAGCGGGTAAGCTCACCGGATTAAAAGTTGAGGCCAAGCTTGGCGGTAACAATAAGTTCAGCGGTAACGACAGTCTTGGCGCAAGCAATAGTCACGCAGCTAACAATAGCGACGCTGCCAGCAATAAACAGGGCCGGAACAATCAAGTCGCCTGGATAGAGAAGAGCCACTATCACGACGGCGTGAAGCAGGGAAAGGCAGAGAAACGAAGCGGCGATGGCAGGCTCATCAATCAGGGAGAATATGCCGCCGACAAGCAGGTGGGTGATTGGGTGATGCAAAGCCGCGAGATGCGTACCCAATGCCACTATAACCGCCATGGTCGGCTCGATGGCGAGTATTTATCCCTGGGAGAGGCGGGTCAGGTGTTGGAGCGAATCCATTATCGCGATGGCGAGCTCACAGGTAAATTTGAGCGCTACTATAGCGACGGCGAGATCTACGCCCTAGGGCAATATCTTAACGGTCAGCGTGACGGCGATTGGATAGTGCCGCCGAGCGAGGGGGATTATTCGCCGCGCCCCGTGACTCGACGCGAGTATTGGCAAGGCCGATATCGGGCAGGCAAGCAGGTGGGGAAATGGCAGCGTTTCAGCGCCCAGGGCTATAGGCTGGCTATCGCGAAGTTTGATGAGCAGGGGCGCCTACATGGCACTCAGTATGCGTTTTATGATGATGGCGCCCTGAGTAGGCGCAGCGAGTATCGCCACGGCGAGCCGACCGTGGCTGAACAAAGCTGGCCCTATCGCACTCAGCATGAGCTGATCTTTCGGCGATAG
- a CDS encoding peptidylprolyl isomerase encodes MVQATARHLLVSSEEECAQIKQQILDGADFGEMAKAHSSCPSGAQGGDLGSFGPGMMVREFDEVVFSAPLNEVQGPVKTQFGYHLLEVTSRG; translated from the coding sequence ATGGTACAAGCAACAGCACGTCATCTATTGGTTAGCAGCGAAGAAGAATGCGCACAGATCAAGCAACAGATCCTGGATGGCGCAGATTTCGGCGAGATGGCCAAGGCGCATTCATCTTGTCCATCAGGGGCGCAGGGCGGTGACCTGGGGTCTTTCGGTCCAGGCATGATGGTACGTGAGTTCGACGAGGTAGTGTTCAGTGCGCCGCTAAACGAGGTGCAAGGCCCGGTTAAGACCCAGTTCGGCTACCACCTGCTCGAAGTGACCAGCCGCGGTTAA
- a CDS encoding DUF885 domain-containing protein codes for MNKTLLALTISALVAMVGCSDKETSASQAKTSAPEQTVAPQVQSAEQEYLALVDRYFNDMLKLEPMYATFVGVNDYNDQFGGDLTEEYLKSRHELNSRYLKAVKAIDRSALPEPLQLSYDMFTYDRNMALVSETFPSYFMPMNQFYSTVITMVQLGSGESAQPFNTVKDYENWLSRLSGFINWTKLAQARMDEGIASKVVLPRVLVERIIPQLEAQLVEQPSDSLFYAPITNLPESFSEEEKQKLTQQYDTLIGKELIPALASLKQYFQETYLPVARASDGWWGLPNGKLWYQHLANAHTTTTMPVDEIHQIGLDEVARILSEMDKVREQVGFKGDLKAFFASLSSEPQYFFSERQGLIDGYMVLKEKINAVLPNYFNVMPKADYVVKPVESFREQSAAGASYEAPAVDGSRPGVFYINTYNLKAQPKWGMTTLSLHEAAPGHHFQIAIKQELTGVPEFQRFSGYTAFEEGWALYAEYLGIEMGLFEDPYQYFGKLSDEMLRAMRLVVDTGLHAKGWSREQAIQYMKDNSPMAETDIIAEVERYMAIPGQALSYKVGQLKILALRAEAEKALGDKFDLKGFHDQILTSGSLPMAVMEQKIHRWIKAQGAKA; via the coding sequence ATGAACAAAACGCTTCTCGCATTGACGATATCAGCTTTGGTGGCCATGGTGGGCTGCTCAGACAAGGAAACCAGTGCAAGCCAGGCCAAGACCTCTGCGCCAGAACAGACTGTGGCGCCTCAGGTACAAAGCGCCGAGCAGGAATACCTCGCCTTAGTGGATCGTTATTTCAACGACATGCTCAAACTAGAGCCAATGTACGCAACATTTGTCGGCGTCAATGACTACAACGACCAATTTGGCGGCGATCTGACCGAGGAGTATCTCAAGTCGCGTCATGAGCTTAACAGTCGCTACCTGAAGGCGGTAAAGGCGATAGATCGCAGCGCCTTACCCGAGCCGCTGCAGCTGAGCTACGACATGTTTACCTATGATAGAAACATGGCGCTGGTGTCCGAGACCTTCCCGTCCTATTTCATGCCGATGAACCAGTTCTACAGTACAGTCATTACCATGGTGCAGCTGGGCAGCGGTGAGAGCGCGCAGCCATTTAACACGGTTAAAGACTATGAAAACTGGCTATCGCGTCTATCGGGCTTCATCAACTGGACTAAGTTGGCCCAGGCGCGCATGGACGAAGGTATCGCCAGCAAGGTTGTGTTACCAAGAGTCTTGGTCGAGCGCATCATTCCTCAGCTGGAGGCCCAGTTGGTCGAGCAGCCGAGTGACAGCCTCTTCTATGCGCCTATTACTAATCTGCCAGAGAGCTTTAGTGAAGAGGAGAAGCAGAAGCTGACCCAGCAATATGACACTCTGATCGGCAAAGAGCTGATCCCAGCGCTGGCATCGCTCAAGCAATATTTCCAGGAGACCTATCTGCCCGTGGCCAGAGCCAGCGATGGATGGTGGGGACTGCCTAACGGTAAACTCTGGTATCAGCATCTAGCCAACGCTCACACCACAACCACTATGCCTGTCGATGAGATCCATCAGATTGGCCTTGATGAGGTGGCCCGTATTCTCAGTGAGATGGATAAGGTGAGAGAGCAGGTTGGCTTCAAGGGCGATCTCAAGGCCTTCTTTGCCTCACTGTCTTCTGAGCCACAATACTTCTTTAGTGAGCGTCAGGGGCTGATCGACGGCTACATGGTACTGAAGGAAAAGATCAACGCCGTATTGCCTAACTACTTCAATGTCATGCCTAAGGCCGACTATGTGGTTAAGCCGGTTGAGAGCTTCCGCGAGCAGTCAGCGGCCGGTGCATCTTACGAGGCGCCTGCGGTCGATGGTTCGCGTCCTGGTGTGTTTTATATCAACACCTACAATCTGAAGGCACAGCCTAAGTGGGGCATGACGACACTGTCACTGCACGAGGCCGCACCTGGGCATCACTTCCAGATCGCCATCAAGCAGGAGCTGACCGGTGTGCCTGAGTTCCAACGCTTTAGCGGTTATACCGCCTTCGAAGAGGGCTGGGCCCTGTACGCCGAGTATCTCGGCATCGAGATGGGCCTGTTTGAAGATCCTTACCAGTATTTCGGTAAGCTATCCGATGAAATGCTGCGCGCCATGCGTCTGGTGGTCGACACAGGGCTACATGCCAAGGGCTGGAGCCGTGAGCAGGCGATTCAGTATATGAAGGACAACTCGCCGATGGCCGAGACCGATATCATCGCCGAGGTAGAGCGCTACATGGCGATCCCAGGTCAAGCTCTTTCATACAAGGTGGGACAGCTGAAGATCTTGGCCCTGCGCGCCGAGGCGGAAAAGGCTTTGGGTGACAAGTTCGATCTCAAAGGGTTCCACGATCAGATCTTAACCTCGGGCTCGCTGCCGATGGCGGTAATGGAGCAAAAAATCCACCGCTGGATAAAAGCTCAGGGCGCTAAGGCATAA
- a CDS encoding TSUP family transporter — MSLELSYELMALLFAVAALAGFIDAIAGGGGLITIPALMWAGLPPTAALATNKLQACGGSFFASFYFVRKGMVDLSKMKLAICCAFLGAALGTVAVQLIDASVLKLLLPFLILAIGCYFLFSKSISEEDKHQVMSPTLFGLTAALGVGFYDGFFGPGTGSFFALAFVSLAGYGLAKATAHAKVLNFSTNIASLIFFALGGKVFWLLGGVMLLGQAIGATLGSRMVVTKGSKIIRPLVVTMSIAMSGKLLLEHYL; from the coding sequence ATGTCCCTCGAACTGAGTTATGAACTGATGGCACTGCTGTTTGCAGTGGCCGCCCTGGCCGGTTTTATCGACGCCATCGCCGGAGGCGGCGGCCTGATAACCATTCCTGCGCTCATGTGGGCGGGCCTGCCACCCACGGCGGCGCTGGCGACCAACAAGCTACAGGCCTGTGGCGGCAGTTTTTTTGCCAGTTTCTACTTCGTGCGTAAGGGGATGGTGGATCTCAGTAAGATGAAATTGGCCATCTGCTGCGCCTTTCTTGGCGCCGCGCTTGGGACGGTCGCGGTGCAGCTAATCGATGCCAGTGTGCTTAAGCTGCTGTTGCCTTTCTTGATCCTGGCGATCGGCTGCTATTTCCTGTTTTCCAAGTCCATCAGCGAAGAGGATAAGCATCAGGTGATGTCGCCAACCCTCTTTGGCCTGACGGCCGCCTTAGGGGTAGGCTTCTACGATGGTTTCTTCGGTCCGGGTACCGGCAGCTTCTTCGCGCTGGCCTTCGTGTCGCTTGCCGGATATGGGCTGGCGAAGGCAACCGCTCACGCCAAGGTGCTCAATTTCTCCACCAACATTGCCTCGCTGATCTTCTTCGCCTTGGGCGGCAAGGTGTTCTGGCTGCTGGGCGGCGTGATGCTGTTGGGTCAGGCGATTGGCGCTACCCTAGGTTCGCGCATGGTGGTGACTAAGGGCAGTAAGATCATCCGCCCGCTGGTGGTGACCATGTCGATCGCCATGAGCGGCAAGTTGCTGCTGGAGCATTATCTATAG
- a CDS encoding GNAT family N-acetyltransferase, translated as MVELYTDKLKIRSLMPEDWPHFLSVHQDEQQNRYVRAPQTEGVIREKFEQRLAPWDYESGAWLTLVIETIEDGEFIGFTGFYGVDTSLGQVEVGYMLSNSGQGRGYATESLRAVIDWACLQFNAHKFIALCTDQNLASARVLEKCGFILEGTLRHNFRLNDAWVDDRYYGLLASERSDSPQ; from the coding sequence ATCGTCGAGTTATATACAGACAAATTAAAGATCCGCTCGCTCATGCCTGAGGACTGGCCGCATTTCCTGTCGGTCCATCAGGATGAGCAGCAAAACCGCTATGTCAGGGCGCCCCAAACTGAAGGCGTGATCCGGGAGAAGTTCGAGCAGCGTCTCGCGCCCTGGGATTACGAGTCTGGCGCCTGGCTGACCCTGGTGATTGAAACCATAGAGGATGGTGAGTTTATTGGTTTCACTGGCTTCTATGGCGTCGATACCAGCCTGGGGCAGGTCGAGGTAGGCTATATGCTTAGCAATAGTGGCCAGGGGCGCGGTTATGCTACCGAGAGTCTCAGGGCGGTGATCGATTGGGCCTGTCTGCAGTTTAATGCCCATAAATTTATCGCGCTCTGTACTGACCAGAACCTGGCCTCGGCCCGGGTGCTTGAGAAGTGCGGCTTTATCCTTGAGGGGACCTTAAGGCATAACTTCAGGCTAAATGATGCCTGGGTGGACGATCGCTATTATGGATTGCTCGCCTCGGAGCGCAGTGATAGCCCGCAATAG
- a CDS encoding NERD domain-containing protein kinase family protein: protein MAKQISFGTPVNDAERWAFAMLADELPDNYILLTNVEIPTKSGQAMEVDALVIGEWGVYVVDVKGYIGRLDAGLHAWSLDGRQVDNSLAKANYVARVLAGNVKHKIPVGVYAPWCQGMVFVTGRKGEEIELEKQQGSLSIYTPSQIVAALTKEWGLTAPRKHQVTDKQKQMVLETIGQVALVEQRNNKIQDFVKLKCLFIQSGLEVWQAEYSPGGWTAPWLLKVLVPTQFENSDESLQYELRLRDEFKRLQTLAGCSGVPQCAPLIQDGEQLVLPIRMPRGVPLDVLEHEQLTTYQLLEILRRAVSGLQQIHRRGVTVGGWQSNCLFVSDLGDVEFIDIKDNLNASQDIAAFAASFLSLAEQTRQPRIYQWFRQAASGSNTDLDMIRCDIAALIDNGVCDTLPERIEIASGAIIDHHYQLEQFIAATEHSQFWRARHLQGNYPCGVSIYAKVETDWLMLSSLYRSLSKLYHPHVEQVLNFGQLPQSDELFISRAWERGVSLDELSDIQLGQPATWFTQLLSALQYLHQMDIYHGAICPKNIICSDDKAVLVNFGIGLDIATSHYARRYADPQLWAAEGEAEKDLYGLVASFIATLTPVKLQGDGGQAGIIKALHAFDREWFGEKTFDTCLKVLNFEFDVGQGVNYLEAFDASDLLE from the coding sequence ATGGCGAAGCAGATCAGTTTTGGTACCCCAGTCAACGACGCCGAGCGCTGGGCATTTGCGATGCTGGCCGACGAGTTGCCCGACAACTACATCCTGCTGACCAATGTGGAGATCCCCACCAAGTCGGGACAGGCGATGGAGGTCGATGCGCTGGTGATCGGCGAGTGGGGCGTCTATGTGGTCGACGTGAAGGGCTATATCGGTCGTCTGGACGCCGGCCTGCATGCCTGGTCGCTCGATGGCCGTCAGGTGGATAACAGCCTGGCCAAGGCCAACTATGTGGCTCGCGTGCTGGCAGGCAACGTCAAACACAAGATCCCCGTGGGGGTCTATGCCCCCTGGTGTCAAGGGATGGTGTTTGTCACCGGCCGCAAAGGCGAAGAGATTGAGCTTGAGAAACAGCAGGGCTCTTTGAGTATCTATACCCCGAGTCAGATCGTTGCCGCGCTCACCAAAGAGTGGGGCCTCACGGCGCCGCGTAAGCATCAGGTGACCGACAAGCAGAAACAGATGGTGCTGGAGACCATAGGCCAGGTGGCCTTGGTGGAGCAGCGCAACAATAAGATCCAGGATTTCGTCAAACTCAAGTGTCTCTTCATCCAGAGCGGCCTTGAGGTGTGGCAGGCGGAGTACAGCCCTGGCGGCTGGACGGCGCCCTGGCTGCTCAAGGTATTGGTGCCGACTCAATTTGAGAACAGCGATGAGTCGCTGCAATATGAGCTGCGTCTGCGCGATGAGTTTAAGCGCTTGCAGACTCTGGCGGGCTGTAGCGGCGTGCCGCAATGCGCGCCGCTTATTCAAGATGGCGAGCAGTTGGTGTTGCCCATTCGGATGCCACGGGGCGTGCCGCTTGATGTGCTCGAGCATGAGCAGTTAACCACCTATCAGCTACTTGAGATCCTGCGCCGCGCCGTCTCCGGCCTGCAGCAGATCCATCGCCGTGGTGTCACGGTTGGCGGCTGGCAGAGTAACTGTCTGTTCGTCTCGGATCTCGGCGATGTCGAGTTTATCGATATCAAGGACAACCTCAATGCCAGCCAAGATATCGCCGCCTTCGCCGCCAGTTTTCTTTCCCTGGCGGAGCAGACCCGTCAGCCGAGGATCTACCAATGGTTTCGCCAAGCCGCCAGTGGCAGTAACACAGATCTGGATATGATCCGCTGTGATATCGCGGCATTAATCGACAACGGCGTCTGCGACACCCTGCCGGAGCGCATCGAGATCGCCAGCGGCGCCATTATCGATCATCACTATCAGCTGGAGCAGTTCATCGCCGCTACCGAGCATAGCCAGTTCTGGCGCGCGCGCCATCTTCAGGGCAACTATCCCTGCGGCGTCTCCATCTATGCCAAGGTGGAGACCGACTGGCTGATGCTCAGCAGCCTCTATCGCAGCCTGTCGAAACTCTATCACCCCCATGTGGAGCAGGTGCTTAACTTTGGCCAACTGCCCCAGAGCGATGAGCTGTTTATCAGCCGCGCCTGGGAGCGCGGCGTGTCGCTGGATGAGCTGAGCGACATTCAACTTGGGCAACCGGCGACCTGGTTTACTCAGTTATTGTCGGCGCTGCAGTATCTGCATCAGATGGATATTTATCACGGCGCCATCTGCCCGAAAAACATCATCTGTAGCGACGATAAGGCTGTACTGGTGAACTTCGGCATAGGGCTGGATATCGCCACCAGTCATTATGCTCGCCGTTATGCCGACCCTCAGCTGTGGGCCGCCGAAGGGGAGGCGGAGAAGGACCTCTACGGCCTGGTGGCAAGCTTTATCGCCACCCTGACGCCGGTCAAACTCCAGGGGGATGGCGGGCAGGCCGGGATCATCAAGGCGCTGCATGCCTTCGACCGGGAGTGGTTTGGTGAGAAGACCTTCGATACCTGCCTCAAGGTGCTCAACTTCGAGTTCGATGTGGGCCAGGGCGTTAACTATCTCGAGGCCTTCGACGCGAGCGATCTGCTTGAGTAA